aaaatatatatttagatccaagaaaatatttatttagatattgccaatatatacataatatacacaatatacataatatacatacttaaattaagtaaaaatattaattttaaataaatatgtgattatattaagtaaataagttattggcagtatctaaataaatattttcttggatctaaatattttttttcagtgcatGTAACCAGAAAATAGCATCGAcgacatatattaattatattattatatataacattatttattctacACGATTTTTCTAccatcaatttttctttaccgATCGATTTTTCGATAGAGTTTACAAATACACAAAATGGATCTTACAATCGTCACGTTTATGAATAAGCAAAGAgattgttttgtaaaaatccaTATTTAccgaaacattaattaatttcaataccCAATaggagaaataaataaaaaattaattttaatcgtaaaatatcattatatccaTTGCAGGTCTCATGTACGAAACGATGAGAAAGTTTAATCTGACCGAGCATAACGAGAACCACTCTTTCGCCATGTTCCCCACCGTTGCTGATGCGGTACATTTCGCGCGTTCTCAAAGTGAAGTGCCGTCGACACCCACATGGAGCACTTGCATCCACGATGAGAACTATATCAGTAGACTTTGAAACGACCACAAAATGAAAAGTTGCTTATACGCAACACCGAAAAGCGCTTCGTCAAATATACTTGCCTATACTGTAATGCTGTGAATATTTAAGCGCCTTATTGTTGCAATTATTTATGCGTTTCGCAATGTTacttatttatctaaaatgataaaatttgatgCTATATGTGTATGCTACGACGATCGTTCGCTCATTCACGGATAATAATTGTCGTATTCCCGATAATTTAGCGAAATTTCGTATCATTCGCATGAACGATATACGACGATATCGTGCAATTCAAAGACGAtctaaataacaaattatcgggacaatatttccaaattcttattacgattaaaaatctataatgcatataaaatatatataatgcgatATAAGATCGCGTGCGTACATCATTTGTATGTACTTAtcttgcattattttataatcagaTAAAGTTTGGGAGATGGAGGAGATTCGACTTTTTCCTTTCTATATCGTATGGAACAGAAATTGCACGATGAGTAAAAATGTCTTATAGAACGATTAATTGTAAATCTcacaaaatagtaaaaaaaggaGGAGAGGATTGTAGTACGATGGGTACAGAACGATGTGTGATACCGAAATATGAAATCTATTTACATCGCAGATGTAAGAAGTTTGGAAATTGACAAGTTTTCCATTTGCACGGATATTTTAACGAGAAAGTCAGTTCAAATGCTCAAATAAGAAACGTCAATaaacgcaaataaatatagacaaattttattatctctgATGCAATATCGACGTTTCCAGAAGCTGCttacaaaaatgatatttgatatagatacaaaatattttcaatatctctTGCTGCATATATCGGATCGAATAAACAATCTAAGTTCTATTtgtacactgtaaaaaaattgtgtaaaattacatgtaattttgagacccactataataagtgtaaatttccacacatttttaatttgtgtaattgtaatacaaaattactttttccttccgtactgtaattttgtaaaattacaaccattatattgtataattacaactactagtgggtctcaaaattacccactataatagttgtaattttacaaaatttttttacagtgtatcTTTAAAGGAAGAATAGCAAAgttgtaatttaattgttattaagtAAGGCGTGTTAAAAATCAACTTTAGCTTTTTTTCATTATGTCACTTATTTATTGTACTTTATTGacgttttctttattatttatatgtatgctATTATTTATGTGTTGCTTTGAGACCAGTttactgatatatatattttttttttcactatcaaacaaaaaattaatatcgattaGTTTGAACCGACTGACACGAACGAATCTATTAAACGTGAAATGTTTATCAGTTAAAAGTAGTGAATATCAACCTAATATTAAATgagaattttgtaataaaatcacGTCAAATGCGTTTATTGCTCAAATAATCGACATGTCAGTCAATTTATTTGGCAGTATATTCAATGACTGAAAATGGTTCAACATTCCATTTCCAATCGCAAACGCATGCAACATTCACTATTGTTAAGCgctcaaattattatattaccaTAATATCGATTCCTGATCGTCATATATGATCCTCAGTAGTGTTCCATTCATTtacaattatcaaatattaaattataataagcaTAAGAATGAATTTATATGTGTACAGTGGCAAAGATTTATATACAGTGATAAGTGTTATATTTTTCGtgattatattacaaataaccAACCAAATcttagaataaattaaaacataataaaaaattctatatatgtataatttttttctaccaTATTCAGTATCaaataagagagaattaaAAGAGTTTGTTATCTAAGTTTAGGAAAAAACTTTTCCTCTTTAtgggaaattaaataaaaagataataatctcgaaaaaatatcattaaacttTTCAAGCTGTCAAACATTCTTGTCTTTCATCATTTCTTcgttatatacataaacatgcaaaatatttataaactgaTAAACATACCCCTGCTTGCAGAGAATATCTTCTACGGCATTCTATCCATCATCGAAACTCAAGTCAAAACTGCAAAAGATGAttacaacaaatttaattctctgaaacgtatagtttttaaattacatattagtTTATAAACATTCGTATACAAAGtgcgtaaaaagaaaaaaaattaattttaatttattttagttctgaatatcacatatatataatttcgttaatttcagatttttataaaattgatgatataaaaaaataataaaataaggaaaaagagagagagaagatagaaataaaattgacgaTAGGGGAAGTTATTTTGATTTGTCTCAGAAATTTTGCAACTTTGCAAATTGAGCTTCTATCACTTCTTTCAATCGCGTTTACTTTTTATGAGAAACAATTGAGACTCGTCGTTTAATGAGATATATATCGCGCGATTGTGACATGAAAGTGGAAGCGTTATGCCGAATCGtgaatttctataataatttcgtaattgCATGCAACGCGACAACACGCTATTTCGATATATTTGGAGAATCGCGCGCCTTGCGTATAACGATTTCCTTTGGATTAGTTGCGAATGCGTCGCGTGAGCAGAAAAACGCGTCGAGCTGCATGACGCATAGTTGAAGTATGTCATCAAACGTCGCGACGATGAGGGAATATCTATGAGTCCCTATCTGCAGAAACGCCGAATGTAGAAAGCCAGCGATAGAACGATAGAACTCGCGCGTGACAACACTTTTGGCATTCGGTTACTTAATTGCAATTCGCCAAGATTTCGATAGCGCATACACGTTCTCAAAAGTCGTGTCTCATTTTCATCACTAATATCTATAGTTAATCTTGTCGTTAATTAGCTGGAATATGACTGATCTTCctattaaagaaaattcttCCTATACAGAAAATTTCGTCAAATACAACAAACGATAAATGAATAAACACGTCCAATATTATTCGTtattacactgttaaattcgtaatgtcaaattatacccaatttgaatcatttttaaccattccttATAGGTAGCCACTgctcttaattaatatatatgtcgttataatttaaaataatataagactCGTAATACGTGTACAAAACAATTCAGAGTGTcatagaaattacatcaataaaTTTAGGTAtgttaaacattatattaacgaAATCGATCAAATTTTAACATAGTTACACGCTTACACGCGCAACATATCTCAGCTACTTACATCATCCGAGGCGGAAGCAACGTAGAAAAGCATATATCGCGCTTCTAAACGAGTTTGGCAGTCCGTTTAggatcaattttaaaattcgcGCTGCACGTGCGCGCCGCATCTGCGCAATCGACGACGTCAACACACGACCGTTACCTATCATCCACGTGCATCCACGTCGACCACGTCCCGAATCGAAGATCGAACTGATCGAAGCAGTCGAAGGGAGCGTCTCTGTCCTCCACCGCTACGTCCGTATATTTGTTCACAATGAACGCGTGGATGCAATACTTCAAATCGATCCCAACGCACATGGTAAGTAATAAGATTCTCGAACGATCACGCCGAAACGGCTATCCGCGACAAGTCCGACGTGCATTCGTTATTCGCGAGGTTAGGATCATCGAGGCACCGTATGTCAACTAATCGGCGCTTcgtcgaaataatttttattgtaaataagtTACATTGTAAATCTTTAActaaatgttttaattgtactctctaaatctcataGAGCGGTTTCGCCACTTATTAATACATTAGAGTGATTGCAATAGTCACTCCAAAAAGAGAGGGTTGTTACTCGAATTCGAGTAAATGCGGGCACTTATAAGGTAggagtgaatttttcactcaaatttttagagcggCTACTCTATCGGAGTGATACGATCTCACTTGAAAGCTATAATGAATCACTAATGATCGACTGATAAATGACTCtaaagcgtcgtctacaatggcagcaggagtatgcaGTAATTATAGAGTGACATAATTCACTCCTATGAACACTGATCTATTGCATTCAAATGGAATGCGATTTCATTCCAACTTACAGATCTCAATTTGACTCTTTCTTAGAGTGGCGAATCACTTGAAGTACATAAgttcaattttcacttttcattACACTTGCATGTCACTCGTTTTGAATGATATTTCACTATTTGacttttaaagaatatttataatatttataaactcctATGCGTTATTTCTACACTCTTCTCGAAATCTTGTACATTCCTTGTTACCTGTGTCATTTGTTTTAGGATTATGACGGCCAAGCCAGAGCTGAGAAACTGTCGCGGATCATAATAACGTTATTTGGAGTAAGctacaattatctcgaaattttgaaaatactcATTGATAATTGCAGTACAGTAATTGTGTATTCTTACAGGCGGTTGGCTTAGTCTGGGGATATATCATTCAACAATTTTCGCAGACAATCTATATTCTGGGAGCTGGGTTTGTTATGGCGG
The nucleotide sequence above comes from Temnothorax longispinosus isolate EJ_2023e chromosome 4, Tlon_JGU_v1, whole genome shotgun sequence. Encoded proteins:
- the Spase12 gene encoding signal peptidase complex subunit 1; protein product: MNAWMQYFKSIPTHMDYDGQARAEKLSRIIITLFGAVGLVWGYIIQQFSQTIYILGAGFVMAALITVPPWPMYRRKPLDWQKPQSEVITKLKKKK